The following proteins are encoded in a genomic region of Colletotrichum higginsianum IMI 349063 chromosome 9, whole genome shotgun sequence:
- a CDS encoding CUE domain-containing protein: MSAPNETNKTSAPESPTTVRPLDLSDDDDVQETGVLSGEAPNQNSTTTNTNTAASSNMASSTTAAEAAPPKPPRPSTETQKTEDILKEAFPSIDISVIKAVLRASGGKIDPAFNALLEMTDPDAAQNETSDEQPPPQPPRPQGGAQLSQLEADELYARQLAEHFDNVGSYEARTSNRSPGGRVRRQQTGLEPRPNAEDRESNFFEDELPVIQEKLRKGFIETQGKVNNWITTMKKRFDEEFADEDENSQRPGQAQAQGQYGARRPGESSRRSGDYERYDADPQVLSDDFAGMKFAADGSKFGPLAIPSLTGMGHVLMGDAAPLRDNNRPLSNPDLYKPPPPSKSPKPHDGRKVAFREGAEEIDVYGSSPRRSAEDVSGSKAKSSKWQPLSTVDPNPISDNDPFSLGDSEDEREAKEKAASSKDAKDANSEDSERLKKAAAEAMADSLVESKGSESAGAGAKKN; encoded by the exons ATGTCTGCCCCAAACGAAACA AACAAGACGAGCGCGCCTGAGTCACCTACCACTGTGCGCCCCTTGGATTTatccgacgacgacgacgttcaAGAAACGGGTGTGCTCAGCGGTGAGGCTCCCAACCAGaactccaccaccaccaacaccaacactgccgcctcgtccaacatggcgtcgtcgacgaccgccgccgaagcgGCCCCGCCGAAGCCCCCTAGGCCCTCCACCGAGACGCAGAAGACTGAGGATATCCTGAAAGAGGCGTTTCCCAGCATTGACATTTCCGTCATCAAGGCGGTCTTGAGAGCTAGCGGCGGCAAGATTGACCCGGCCTTCAATGCCCTTCTGG AAATGACCGACCCTGATGCGGCCCAGAACGAGACGAGCGATGAGCAGCCGCCTCCGCAGCCCCCTCGCCCCCAGGGTGGCGCTCAGCTATCCCAGCTCGAGGCTGACGAGCTGTACGCGCGCCAGCTAGCGGAGCACTTTGACAACGTCGGCAGCTACGAGGCCAGGACCTCGAACCGAAgccccggcggccgcgtGCGGCGCCAACAGACCGGCCTTGAGCCCCGACCGAACGCCGAGGACCGCGAGTCTAACTTCTTTGAGGACGAACTGCCGGTTATCCAGGAGAAACTCAGGAAGGGGTTCATCGAGACGCAGGGCAAGGTCAACAACTGGATcacgacgatgaagaagagatTCGACGAGGAgttcgccgacgaggacgagaacaGCCAGCGGCCCGgccaggcccaggcccagggcCAGTACGGTGCCCGGCGGCCCGGGGAGTCGAGTCGCCGAAGCGGAGACTACGAGAGATACGATGCCGATCCCCAGGTCCTCAGCGATGACTTTGCTGGTATGAAAttcgccgccgacggaaGTAAGTTCGGCCCTCTAGCAATTCCCTCCTTGACCGGCATGGGCCACGTGCTGATGGGAGATGCAGCCCCGCTCCGTGACAACAACAGGCCGTTGTCCAACCCGGACCTCTACAAGCCCCCTCCACCCTCAAAGTCGCCCAAACCCCACGACGGCCGCAAGGTTGCATTCCGGGAAGGTGCCGAGGAGATTGATGTGTATGGCTCGTCGCCCCGGCGTTCCGCTGAAGATGTGTCCGGATCTAAGGCCAAGTCTAGCAAGTGGCAGCCCCTATCGACGGTCGATCCGAACCCCATCAGCGACAACGACCCTTTCAGCCTGGGCgacagcgaggacgagcgggaagccaaggagaaggcggcTTCGAGCAAGGATGCCAAGGACGCCAACTCGGAAGACAGCGAGAggctgaagaaggccgcTGCTGAGGCCATGGCGGACAGTCTGGTCGAGTCAAAGGGCAGCGAGTcggcgggtgcgggtgccAAGAAGAATTGA
- a CDS encoding Helicase associated domain-containing protein: protein MADFDLNASFIPALHKPAALLPIAKHRDALLYLIETKQVTIVVGHTGSGKTTQIPQFLEAAGWCSDGKIIGVTQPRRVAATTVALRVAEEVGCEIGQEVGYAIRFEDLTSAQTRIKFMTDGLLIREALVDPLLTRYSVIMVDEAHERSIGTDILLGLLKKIQKKRPELRIIISSATLQAEEFLRFFTTNPGDEEKKPVVAPEDRDAKAGADDEKGAIISLEGRTFPVDILYLDSPTENYVEKAISTVFDIHAQEAEGDILVFLTGREEIDNAVQAVADRLLDTQQTQGQQTLQALPLYAGLTTEQQMYVFDKPPEGTRKVVFATNIAEASITIDGIVYVIDCGFAKMRAYNPQTGIDSLTSTAISKASATQRAGRAGRTRPGKCFRLYTEDAYLGLPEVNVPEIQRSNLAPFILQLKALGIDNVLRFNFLSPPPSELMAKALELLYSLGALDEYAKLTKPLGYRMAELAVEPMMGKTLLSAPSFGCLSEVLTIAAMTSAGGNNVWFHHDGERKEMETSRRKFAADEGDHLTLLNVYHAFVTKGRKEAKFCREHNLNFKTMTRAVSIRAQLKRYLERFGVAVDESLSSAAAAAQQRQQENNMVKAEQIRRCLTSGYFAHAARMQPDGTFRNVSGETTLHAHPSSLMFNRKADWVIFHEVMETGTKIFIRDVTKIDKNWLVEYAPEFYQVVDKSARAREAEAETS, encoded by the coding sequence atggccgatTTCGACCTGAACGCTTCCTTCATTCCGGCCCTGCACAAGCCAGCGGCCCTTCTCCCCATCGCGAAGCACCGCGACGCCCTGCTGTATCTCATCGAGACCAAGCAGGTCACCATTGTCGTGGGCCATACAGGCTCTGGCAAGACGACGCAGATCCCGCAATTCCTCGAAGCGGCGGGATGGTGCTCCGACGGCAAGATCATTGGTGTCACGCAGCCCCGGCGCGTGGCAGCCACAACCGTAGCCCtccgcgtcgccgaggaggttgGCTGTGAGATAGGCCAGGAGGTCGGCTACGCCATCCGCTTCGAGGACCTCACATCGGCCCAGACGCGCATCAAGTTTATGACCGACGGTCTACTCATTAGAGAGGCACTCGTCGACCCCCTTTTAACGCGTTACTCTGTCATCATGGTTGACGAGGCCCACGAGCGTTCCATCGGCACCGACATCCTTCTGGGGCTACTAAAGAAGATTCAAAAGAAGCGGCCCgagctgcgcatcatcatcagcagcgCGAcgctgcaggccgaggagtTTCTGAGGTTCTTCACAACGAACCccggggacgaggagaagaagccggtAGTAGCACCGGAAGACAGAGACGCCAAAGCCGGCGCTGACGACGAAAAGGGTGCAATCATCAGCCTAGAGGGCAGGACATTCCCAGTCGACATACTCTACCTCGACTCGCCCACGGAAAACTACGTCGAAAAGGCCATATCGACCGTCTTTGACATCCACGCGCAGGAAGCAGAGGgcgacatcctcgtcttcctcacAGGTCGCGAGGAGATTGACAACGCAgtccaggccgtcgccgaccgCCTCCTCGACACGCAGCAAACGCAAGGCCAGCAAACACTACAGGCACTGCCCCTGTACGCGGGGTTGACGACAGAGCAACAAATGTACGTCTTCGACAAACCTCCCGAGGGCACAAGAAAGGTCGTCTTCGCGACGaacatcgccgaggcctccATCACCATCGACGGCATTGTTTACGTGATCGACTGCGGCTTCGCAAAGATGCGGGCCTACAATCCGCAGACGGGTATCGACTCCCTCACCTCGACAGCCATCTCCAAGGCCTCGGCGACCCAGCGCGCCGGCCGAGCGGGACGCACACGGCCGGGCAAGTGCTTCCGGCTCTATACCGAAGATGCCTACCTTGGCCTGCCGGAGGTCAACGTGCCCGAGATCCAGCGCTCTAACCTGGCGCCCTTTATCCTGCAGCTCAAggccctcggcatcgacaACGTGCTGCGCTTCAACTTCCTCAGTCCGCCGCCCTCGGAGCTCATGGCCAAGGCACTGGAGCTGCTCTACTCGCTGGGCGCGCTCGACGAGTACGCCAAGCTGACGAAGCCGCTGGGCTACCGCATGGCGGAGCTGGCTGTTGAGCCGATGATGGGCAAGACGCTACTGAGCGCGCCGTCATTCGGGTGCCTGAGCGAGGTGCTCACGATCGCGGCCATGACGAGCGCTGGCGGGAACAACGTCTGGTTCCACCACGACGGCGAGCGCAAGGAAATGGAGACGTCGCGGCGCAagttcgccgccgacgagggcgaccaCTTGACGCTCCTCAACGTCTACCACGCGTTTGTGACCAAGGGCCGgaaggaggccaagttcTGCCGGGAGCACAACCTCAACTTCAAGACCATGACGCGCGCTGTCAGCATACGAGCGCAGCTGAAGCGATATCTCGAACGGTTCGGCGTCGCTGTTGACGAGTCGctcagctcggcggcggcggcggcgcaacAGCGACAGCAGGAGAACAACATGGTCAAGGCGGAACAGATCCGGAGGTGCCTTACGAGCGGCTACTTTGCCCATGCGGCGAGGATGCAGCCCGACGGCACGTTCCGCAACGTGTCGGGAGAGACAACGCTGCATGCGCACCCGAGCTCGCTCATGTTCAACCGCAAGGCTGACTGGGTCATCTTTCACGAGGTCATGGAGACGGGCACAAAGATCTTCATTCGGGATGTCACCAAGATTGACAAGAATTGGCTGGTGGAGTACGCCCCAGAGTTTTATCAGGTCGTGGACAAGTCGGCGAGAGCGCGCGAGGCTGAAGCTGAAACGTCATGA